A part of Mucilaginibacter defluvii genomic DNA contains:
- a CDS encoding GNAT family N-acetyltransferase: MYTIRQANINDAATIVQLAQEIWWPTYSPILEKEQIEYMLGTIYAPEVIERQVETGEQTFLLLLEDDQAVGFAAYSQREDNPEVYKLHKLYCLPAMQGKGYGKALINKIVKHVKATGADKLDLNVNRHNKAKGMYEKMGFEVIYEEDIPIGPYFMNDYVMRKEL, encoded by the coding sequence ATGTATACCATACGCCAAGCTAATATAAACGATGCCGCTACCATAGTGCAATTAGCCCAGGAAATCTGGTGGCCAACTTATTCGCCTATATTGGAAAAAGAGCAGATTGAATACATGCTCGGCACCATTTACGCGCCTGAGGTAATTGAACGCCAGGTTGAAACCGGCGAACAAACCTTTTTGCTTTTGTTGGAGGATGATCAGGCAGTGGGTTTTGCCGCTTACTCGCAACGCGAAGATAATCCGGAAGTATATAAACTGCACAAGCTATACTGCCTGCCCGCTATGCAGGGCAAAGGCTACGGCAAAGCGCTGATAAACAAAATAGTTAAGCATGTTAAAGCTACCGGAGCCGATAAGCTCGACCTGAATGTTAACCGCCACAACAAAGCCAAAGGCATGTACGAGAAGATGGGCTTTGAAGTAATTTACGAGGAAGATATACCCATCGGGCCCTACTTTATGAATGACTATGTGATGCGGAAGGAGTTATAG
- a CDS encoding ABC transporter ATP-binding protein — protein MIEVKDIVKVYAGKAVVNVPQLEIKAGESIGLVGNNGAGKTTLFRMVLDLIRADKGEILSKGQIVAGNEHWKNYTAAYLDEGFLIDYLTPEEYLYFIGGLNGESKAHVDDFLTTLAEFFNGEILKRGKYIRDLSKGNQAKVGIAACLLQKPELLMLDEPFANIDPSTQIRLKNILKELSSQRGVTTIVSSHDLNHITDVSDRIILMEKGVIIKDIATGSSTLAELEDYFAVGQSFE, from the coding sequence ATGATCGAAGTAAAAGATATTGTAAAGGTATATGCCGGCAAGGCCGTTGTAAATGTACCTCAGCTTGAAATTAAAGCAGGCGAAAGTATTGGCCTGGTAGGCAATAACGGCGCGGGTAAAACCACCCTGTTCCGCATGGTGCTTGATCTGATCCGTGCCGATAAAGGCGAGATCCTGTCAAAAGGCCAGATTGTTGCCGGTAACGAGCATTGGAAAAATTATACCGCCGCTTACCTTGATGAGGGCTTCTTGATAGACTATCTTACCCCCGAAGAATACCTGTATTTCATCGGCGGACTGAATGGCGAAAGCAAGGCGCACGTAGATGACTTTTTAACCACCCTTGCCGAGTTTTTTAACGGCGAGATATTAAAACGCGGTAAATACATCCGCGACCTGTCAAAAGGTAACCAGGCTAAAGTAGGTATTGCTGCCTGCTTGCTGCAAAAGCCGGAGTTGCTGATGCTGGACGAACCTTTTGCCAATATCGACCCATCGACACAGATCCGTCTGAAAAATATTTTGAAGGAACTGAGCAGCCAGCGCGGGGTTACTACCATTGTATCAAGCCATGACCTTAACCACATTACCGATGTGAGCGACCGTATTATTCTGATGGAAAAGGGCGTTATTATAAAAGACATCGCCACAGGCTCATCAACCCTGGCTGAGCTGGAAGACTATTTCGCGGTAGGTCAAAGTTTTGAATAA
- a CDS encoding DUF5687 family protein has protein sequence MTSTFISHELKSFWRAKNTGKNIAVRIVMGLLILYLLGSILVIGFALDKILEGIYKNQDIVAPFCGILLLYFLCDLLLRLQLQELPTLKVQPYLHLRVKRNTVIKYLSAVSMLSFFNLWPYLLFSFFIFKVIAPDSGVAALAFFVAITGFMVFNNYLALYIKRRSNLNGWIFLAVSAVLILINAGDFMWHFYSIKAISYSFFGKMMTTPALALVPVALAAVMFYINFLFLKANLYLEDLNANKASSYKNSTDYPILNRFGSVGDLVANEIKLIFRNKRPRSALIMGLFFMLYGLFFYPNPAFKNNEGFKVFVGMFMTGIFIINYGQFMFSWQASHFDGILVSKVKFTDFLKAKYLLFTGVSTVAFILTIPYVYFGWRVVLIHFVMYLWNLGVNTTIILYFANRNHRRIDLSKGASFNWEGVGATQLLVSIPLLVTPFVLYAPLRYFVNSNVALAVLAAVGVICIALRPFWIKKLEQDFITKKFKLAEGFRAK, from the coding sequence ATGACCTCAACTTTCATCAGCCACGAGTTAAAATCATTCTGGCGGGCAAAAAATACCGGTAAAAATATTGCGGTACGAATAGTGATGGGCCTGTTGATCCTTTATCTGCTGGGCTCTATCCTGGTAATAGGCTTCGCACTTGACAAAATCCTGGAAGGAATATATAAAAACCAGGATATTGTTGCACCATTTTGTGGAATACTACTCCTTTACTTTCTGTGTGACTTGCTACTACGCCTGCAATTGCAGGAGCTCCCAACATTAAAGGTTCAGCCTTACCTGCATTTGCGCGTAAAGCGCAACACAGTGATCAAGTATCTTTCGGCGGTTTCTATGCTGTCTTTTTTTAACTTGTGGCCATACCTGCTATTTTCATTTTTTATATTCAAGGTAATCGCGCCTGACAGCGGTGTTGCCGCGCTGGCTTTTTTTGTCGCCATAACCGGCTTTATGGTTTTTAATAATTACCTGGCGCTGTACATTAAGCGCCGCTCAAACCTTAACGGGTGGATCTTTCTGGCGGTTTCGGCAGTGCTGATCCTCATTAACGCGGGCGATTTTATGTGGCATTTTTACTCCATAAAAGCTATTTCATACAGCTTTTTTGGTAAGATGATGACCACGCCTGCCCTTGCATTGGTGCCTGTTGCTTTGGCGGCAGTAATGTTTTACATCAACTTTTTGTTTTTAAAGGCCAATCTGTACCTGGAGGATTTGAATGCCAACAAAGCATCATCATATAAAAACAGTACCGATTACCCGATACTTAACCGCTTTGGTAGCGTTGGCGATTTGGTAGCGAACGAGATTAAGCTGATCTTCCGCAATAAGCGGCCCCGCTCCGCCTTGATCATGGGCTTGTTCTTTATGCTGTATGGCCTGTTCTTCTACCCTAACCCGGCATTTAAAAACAACGAGGGTTTCAAGGTATTTGTCGGCATGTTCATGACGGGTATTTTCATCATCAACTACGGGCAGTTTATGTTTAGCTGGCAGGCCTCGCATTTTGATGGCATACTGGTGAGCAAAGTAAAATTTACCGATTTTCTGAAAGCCAAATACCTGCTGTTTACGGGCGTATCAACTGTAGCGTTTATCCTTACCATACCTTATGTTTATTTTGGTTGGCGTGTGGTGTTGATCCACTTTGTGATGTACCTGTGGAACCTGGGTGTTAACACCACCATTATATTATACTTTGCAAACCGCAACCACAGGCGTATTGACCTCAGCAAAGGCGCGTCCTTCAATTGGGAAGGCGTTGGCGCTACTCAACTCCTGGTATCTATTCCGTTACTGGTAACACCCTTTGTGCTTTATGCACCGCTAAGATACTTTGTAAATAGCAACGTAGCTTTAGCAGTGCTGGCCGCTGTAGGGGTAATATGTATTGCGCTACGCCCGTTCTGGATCAAAAAACTGGAACAGGACTTTATAACTAAAAAATTTAAACTGGCCGAAGGCTTCAGAGCTAAATAA
- a CDS encoding replication-associated recombination protein A encodes MNNLPPLAERMRPATLDDYVGQKHLVGPGAVLRKAIESGSLPSMIFWGPPGVGKTTLAYIISQSLYRPFFSLSAINSGVKDVREVIEKASLLKDRGETLPVLFIDEIHRFSKSQQDSLLGAVERGIVTLIGATTENPSFEVISALLSRCQVYILQHLSEADLVNLLEKAMSEDVILKDKHITIKEHEALLRLSGGDARKLLNIFELLVNAFDGDSIELDNEVVLEHVQQNMALYDKTGEQHYDIISAFIKSMRGSDPNGAVYWLARMIVGGEDPLFIARRMLILASEDIGNANPNALLLAQSCFEAVTKIGMPESQLILSQTAIYLATSPKSNSATTAIGEAIALVKQTGDLPVPLHLRNAPTKLMKNIGYGKNYKYAHNFEGNFTDLDFLPEAIRGRKIYQPGVNSKENEIREKLKKLWGNRYKY; translated from the coding sequence ATGAACAATCTGCCGCCGCTGGCCGAGCGTATGCGCCCGGCAACCCTGGATGATTATGTGGGCCAAAAACACCTGGTTGGTCCGGGTGCTGTGCTGCGCAAGGCTATTGAAAGCGGCTCGCTCCCCTCCATGATTTTCTGGGGCCCGCCGGGGGTAGGTAAAACTACGCTGGCTTACATCATTTCACAATCGCTATACCGCCCGTTCTTTTCGCTGAGCGCCATTAACTCGGGGGTTAAGGATGTACGCGAGGTGATCGAAAAGGCATCGCTGCTGAAAGATCGGGGCGAAACCTTGCCGGTATTGTTTATTGATGAGATACACCGCTTCTCCAAATCGCAGCAGGACTCGCTGCTGGGTGCCGTGGAGCGGGGCATTGTTACGCTGATAGGCGCTACTACCGAAAACCCGTCCTTCGAAGTAATCTCCGCTTTGCTGTCGCGATGCCAGGTATATATTTTACAACATTTGTCTGAAGCCGACTTGGTAAACCTGCTGGAAAAGGCCATGAGCGAGGATGTGATCTTAAAAGACAAACACATCACCATAAAAGAACACGAAGCTCTGCTGCGCCTTAGCGGTGGCGATGCCCGTAAGCTGCTTAATATTTTTGAGCTGCTGGTAAACGCCTTTGATGGTGACAGCATTGAACTGGATAATGAGGTGGTGCTTGAACACGTACAGCAAAATATGGCGCTGTATGATAAAACCGGCGAGCAGCATTATGATATTATATCGGCATTCATCAAATCCATGCGCGGCAGCGACCCAAACGGTGCTGTATACTGGCTGGCCCGCATGATCGTGGGTGGCGAAGATCCGCTGTTCATCGCCCGGCGTATGCTCATTTTGGCATCAGAGGACATTGGTAACGCCAACCCAAACGCCCTGCTGCTGGCGCAAAGCTGCTTTGAGGCGGTGACCAAAATTGGCATGCCCGAGTCGCAATTGATCCTGTCGCAAACCGCTATCTACCTGGCAACATCACCCAAGAGCAACTCAGCAACTACCGCCATTGGCGAAGCTATTGCCCTGGTTAAACAAACCGGCGATCTGCCCGTACCCCTGCACCTGCGTAACGCGCCAACCAAGCTGATGAAGAACATTGGTTATGGCAAAAATTATAAGTACGCGCATAATTTTGAGGGGAATTTTACTGATTTGGATTTTTTGCCGGAAGCTATCAGGGGCCGCAAAATATACCAGCCGGGCGTAAACTCCAAGGAAAACGAGATCAGGGAAAAACTCAAAAAGCTTTGGGGCAACCGGTATAAATATTAA